The following proteins are encoded in a genomic region of Stegostoma tigrinum isolate sSteTig4 chromosome 10, sSteTig4.hap1, whole genome shotgun sequence:
- the vti1b gene encoding vesicle transport through interaction with t-SNAREs homolog 1B isoform X2 gives MSSEEFEKMHEAFGSVFEELRCQCERLPRYSGEQKRRFLREIDEKVDEANEVMNTEIRSYRKDVSKLQQDVRSNGYGLRTDVKYTEYSAANEQSNYSSAQRALLLQGTDSLNRATQSIDRSHRIAAETDQIGSDIIEELGGQREQLERSKDRLINTGENLSRSRKILRSMSRRVMTNKLLLGIIILLEVVILAAVIYFKFFHKH, from the exons ATGTCATCCGAGGAGTTTGAGAAGATGCACGAAGCCTTTGGTAGTGTTTTCGAGGAACTGAGGTGTCAATGTGAGCGCCTGCCTAGATATTCAGGAG AACAGAAGAGAAGATTTCTGCGTGAAATTGATGAAAAAGTTGATGAAGCAAATGAAGTT ATGAATACAGAAATTCGTTCATACAGAAAAGATGTGAGCAAGCTGCAGCAGGATGTTAGAAGCAATGGATATGGATTACGTACTGATGTTAAGTACACAGAGTACAGTGCTGCAAATGAACAAAGC AATTACTCATCAGCTCAGCGTGCTTTGCTTTTACAAGGTACAGACAGTCTGAACAGAGCAACTCAGAGTATAGATCGTTCTCATAGAATAGCAGCAGAGACTGATCAGATAGGCTCAGATATAATTGAGGAACTTGGAGGGCAACGAGAGCAACTGGAACGGTCTAAAGACAGG CTAATAAACACAGGTGAGAATTTGAGTCGGAGTCGGAAAATACTGCGTTCCATGTCCAGAAG GGTTATGACAAACAAGTTGCTACTGGGCATTATCATCCTTCTGGAAGTGGTAATTCTAGCAGCAGTCATATATTTCAAGTTCTTCCACAAACATTAA
- the vti1b gene encoding vesicle transport through interaction with t-SNAREs homolog 1B isoform X1 — protein MSSEEFEKMHEAFGSVFEELRCQCERLPRYSGEQKRRFLREIDEKVDEANEVLGEMEKELRKAPLSFRNQMNTEIRSYRKDVSKLQQDVRSNGYGLRTDVKYTEYSAANEQSNYSSAQRALLLQGTDSLNRATQSIDRSHRIAAETDQIGSDIIEELGGQREQLERSKDRLINTGENLSRSRKILRSMSRRVMTNKLLLGIIILLEVVILAAVIYFKFFHKH, from the exons ATGTCATCCGAGGAGTTTGAGAAGATGCACGAAGCCTTTGGTAGTGTTTTCGAGGAACTGAGGTGTCAATGTGAGCGCCTGCCTAGATATTCAGGAG AACAGAAGAGAAGATTTCTGCGTGAAATTGATGAAAAAGTTGATGAAGCAAATGAAGTT ttggGTGAAATGGAAAAGGAATTAAGGAAAGCACCACTCTCATTCCGTAATCAGATGAATACAGAAATTCGTTCATACAGAAAAGATGTGAGCAAGCTGCAGCAGGATGTTAGAAGCAATGGATATGGATTACGTACTGATGTTAAGTACACAGAGTACAGTGCTGCAAATGAACAAAGC AATTACTCATCAGCTCAGCGTGCTTTGCTTTTACAAGGTACAGACAGTCTGAACAGAGCAACTCAGAGTATAGATCGTTCTCATAGAATAGCAGCAGAGACTGATCAGATAGGCTCAGATATAATTGAGGAACTTGGAGGGCAACGAGAGCAACTGGAACGGTCTAAAGACAGG CTAATAAACACAGGTGAGAATTTGAGTCGGAGTCGGAAAATACTGCGTTCCATGTCCAGAAG GGTTATGACAAACAAGTTGCTACTGGGCATTATCATCCTTCTGGAAGTGGTAATTCTAGCAGCAGTCATATATTTCAAGTTCTTCCACAAACATTAA